The Blautia obeum ATCC 29174 region ATCATGGATTATGTATGTAGCAAAACAATCCTAGTGACTGGTGGCGGCGGCTCGATTGGCAGCGAACTTTGTCGACAGATTGCTGCGCACAAACCAGAGCGTCTGATCATATTTGATATATATGAAAACAATGCATATGACATTCAGCAGGAACTGAAAATGAAATATCCAAATCTGAAACTGACTGTGCTGATTGGATCGATTCGTGATGAAGAGCGAGTAGATACGGTTCTTGGAAAGTATCGACCGGATATCATTTATCACGCTGCTGCACACAAACATGTGCCACTGATGGAGGCAAGTCCGAATGAAGCAATCAAAAATAATGTTCTTGGGACTTATAATCTGGTCTTGGCGGCAGATCGTTGGAAAGTAAAAAAATTTGTACAGATATCTACCGATAAAGCAGTCAATCCGACCAACATCATGGGAGCATCCAAGAGAGTCTGCGAGATGATCATTCAGAGCTTCAACAGACACTCGAAGACAGATTTTGTGGCTGTCCGGTTTGGAAATGTGCTTGGAAGCAATGGAAGTGTCATTCCACTTTTTAAGAAACAGATTGCAGCAGGTGGTCCGGTAACTGTCACCGATCCGGAAATCATCCGATATTTTATGACGATATCCGAAGCAGTTTCACTCGTCCTTCAGGCAGGCGTCTATGCCAGAGGCGGAGAGATCTTTGTGCTGGATATGGGAGAACCGGTGAAGATCCTGGATCTTGCAAAAAACATGATCCGACTTTCAGGGTATATCCCGGAAAAGGATATTGCGATCGAATTTACCGGCCTTCGCCCAGGCGAAAAGCTTTATGAAGAACTTCTCATGGATGAAGAAGGAATGACAGAGACCCCAAATAAGCTGATTCACATCGGACATCCGATCGATGTTGATGAGGACAGACTTTATTATGCACTCCGGGTTATGAAAGAGGCTGCAGCAAATGAGACGGACGACATGCGCCTGCTGATGCAGAGTATTGTATCTACTTATCACATAAAGACAGAGGAAAATCAGCAATGCGAAAACCTTCAGAAAGCTATTTAAAACTGAAAAAAGCGACCGATAAGATTCTGTCAGGTGCAGGGCTGGTGATACTTTCACCGGTATTTGCCGGTATTGCGATTGCGATCAAGCTGGAAGATGGAATTACTGCACCGGTATTTTTTAAGCAAAAGCGGGTAGGAATCCACAAGAGTCATTTTATGCTTTACAAATTTCGAAGTATGCAGACCGATACTCCACATGATACGCCGCCCCATTTGCTGACAGATCCGGAACAGTATCTGACCGGAACAGGCAGGTGGCTTCGAAAAACCAGTCTGGATGAATTACCACAGCTACTGAATATTTTTCAGGGAGATATGGCATTAGTTGGACCAAGACCTGCACTCTGGAATCAATATGATCTTCTGGAAGAACGCGATAAATATGGAGCAAATGATGTATGTCCGGGATTGACAGGATGGGCTCAGATTCATGGAAGAGATGAGTTGGAAATAAGTGAAAAAGCAAGACTCGATGGCTATTATGTGAGACATCTGAATATGTTTATGGATATGCGATGCATTCTCGGAACAATCAGATCTGTGTTGAAAAGTGAAGGCGTCGTAGAAGGCGGCACCGGAGCAAGGCACATGCAGAACTGTAATAAAAAGAAACTGTTGATTGTGACGAATCATTCATACATGTTGTATCGTTTCCGAAAAGAACTGATTCAGAGACTGATGGAAGACTATGAAGTTGTGATCAGTACACCATTTGTCGGACATGAAGAGGATCTGCAAGAGTTGGGAGCACACTGTATCGAAACAGAAGTTGATCGAAGAAGTGTAAATCCAGTTACGGATTTGAAACTGCTTCGTACATATAAAAAAATATTGAAAAGAGAAAATCCGGATCTGGTAATTACCTATTCAATCAAACCCAATATTTATGCAGGGTATTTGTGCGGAAAGATGAAGATTCCTTTTTTGGCAAATGTACAGGGACTTGGAACTGCTTTCCAGAAACCGGTGCTTTCGGATATGGTTACGGTGATGTATCGGACTGCTTTACGAAAAGTAGAAAAAGTAATTTTTGAGAATCAGGCAAATGCACAGGAGTTCAAAAAACGTCGAATTTTGTCTGAGGAAAAAGAAGTCGTCCTTCATGGTGCCGGAATCAATCTGAAAGAATACAGATATCGTTTTTACCCGAATAATGAAAAAATTCATTTTCTGTATCTGGGAAGGATCATGAAAGAAAAAGGAATGGATGAGTTGTTCGGAGCAATAGAAAGGCTACGAAAAGATGGCTGCGAGTTTGTGCTTGATCTGGTTGGATTCTTTGAAGAGGAATACAGGAAAAAAGTAGAACATCTTCAAAAAGAGGGAATTAAAAGTCGCAGGCTCTGCAATGATGTTCCTGTTTGCGTTTGTTGATGTTGTGCTTGCTTTCTGGGCACTTCGACTGAAACATCGCAGAGGCGAAAAATAAATCATGATCATCCCTGAAATATAGTTGAAAATGTTGCTGGATTTCTCTGGAGAGGAGCAGATCCGGCAGCATTTTTCTATTTGAATGCTGACTTTACAGAAAAACATCGGCTAATTATAATAAAAATGTAAAAAGGAAGATTCAGGAGGAACTACATGTCATATATGATCAGAAAAGCGGAAAAGGAGGACCTGCCGCGAATTTATGAGATTTATGAAACAGCGAGACAATTTATGCGGGAGAACGGAAATCATGCACAGTGGGGAGCAGGGGACAGACCGGAAGAACTGCTGGAAGATGATATTTCTCAGGGAAATCTGTATGTACTGGAAGATGCGGTCGCAGATGAAGCAATAATCCATGCAGTATTTGCTTTTATAGAAGGAGAGGATCCTGTTTATCTGAAAATTGAACAGGGCAGCTGGATGGTGGATACAGAGTATGCTGCAGTACACCGTGTTGCGAGTGATGGAACGGTCCGTAATGTGCTGGAAAAGATCATGGACTACTGTAAGGCACAGATACCGCATTTACGAATAGATACACATGAGGATAATAAAGTAATGCAGCATGTACTTGAAAAATATGGCTTTGTACGGTGTGGAATCGTGTATGTGCCGGATGGAAGCCCGCGTATTGCATATGAGTTACTGGAAAAATCTGAATGAGTTTTTAATGCAAAATTCTTATAAATATACATTTTGCTATTACGTAAATTTGTGGTAGAATAGAGAGAAAATGAATAGTTATACATAGAAAGGAACTATTATTATGGAAAAAGGTACAATTTTTAAATTTCATAATGACCTTGATACAGACCAGATCATTGCATCCCAGTATCTGCTTCTGCCAAATCTGGATGAAATGAAGGGTCATACATTTGAATCATTGGATCCTGATTTTGCAAAGAAAGTAAAACCGGGAGATTTCGTAGTTGGCGGTGAGAACTTTGGTTGTGGTTCTTCCAGAGAACAGGCACCGGGCGTACTCAAAGCACTTGGGGTACAGGCCGTTATCGCCAAATCCTTTGCAAGAATTTTCTTCAGAAATGCGATCAACATCGGGCTTCCGGCAATTGTCTGTAAAGATCTTCCGGATGATGTACAGACCGGAGATACCATGGAACTTCATATGTCTGATGGTACAGCAGTTGCAAACGGAAAGACTTATACCTGTACCAAACTTCCGGAATATATGCAGGGGATTCTGAATCAGGGCGGCCTGATCGCTTCACTGAACAAGGAGGAGAAATAACCATGGGAATGACAATCGCAGAAAAAATCATCGCAGCAGCAGCCGGTGTGGATAGTGTTAAACCTGGTGATATCCATACGGTTCAGCTTGACCGTCTGATGAGTAATGACGGAACCACACATCTGACTGTAGATATGTATAAAAATAAACTGAACCATCCACATATTGCAGATACAAAGAAGCTTGTCTTTATCGTGGATCATAATGTTCCTTCTGACTGTCCGAAAACAGCAGCTTCTCAGAAAAAGATGAGAGATTTTGCAAAGGAAAATAATATTGATTTCTGGGAAGGTAAAGGTGTCTGCCATCAGGTTATGATCGAGAATTACGTCCGCCCGGGAGAACTGATCTTTGGTGCTGACAGCCATACATGTTCTTATGGTGCACTTGGTGCATTTGGTACTGGTGTCGGATGTACAGACTTTCTTTATGGAATGGTAACAGGAACTTCCTGGGTACTGGTTCCGGAATCTGTAAAATTCAATCTGACCGGTAAACTTCCGGAAGGTGTTACCGCCCGAGACCTGATCCTTACCATCATTGGAGAAGTTGGTGCAAACGGATGCAACTATCAGGTAATGGAATTCACCGGAGAAGGCGCAAAAACATTAAGCATCAGTGATCGTATGACTCTCTGCAACATGGCAGTAGAGGCTGGTGCAAAGACAGGTATCTTTGAAGCTGACGAAAAAGCAATGGAATACCTCAAAGAGCACGGACGTGAACCAAAGGCTGTATTCCACAGTGATCCGGATGCAAAATATGTAAGAGAATATACCTTTGATCTGAGTAAAGTACGTCCGGTAGTGGCTAAACCAGATTTTGTAGATAATGTTGTTCCTGCAGAAGAAGCATGTGGAATTGAGATCAATGAAGCATTCCTTGGTTCCTGTAACAACGGACGTATTGAAGATCTGCGCGTAGGTGCCGAGATCATCAAAGGAAAGAAAGTATCTGATAAAGTACGTTTTCTTGTTGTTCCGGCAAGCCAGACCATCTATCGTCAGGCATTAAAAGAAGGTCTGATCGACATCTTCATGGAAGCTGGCGCGATCGTTATGAACCCGAACTGCAGTGTATGCTGGGGAAGCTGCCAGGGCGTTATCGGCGAAAATGAAGTCCTGATCAGTACAGGAACACGTAACTTTAAGGGTCGTGCAGGTCATCCGAGCTCCAAAGTATATCTTGGATCTGCAGCAACTGTTACCGCATCTGCAATTGCAGGCAAGATCGCACTGCCGTCTGAAATCTGATTGACAGATTATATAATTAAGGACTGTTTACGTGGTATATGAGAACGTGAGCAGTAACTATATTCAGTGAGGGAACATACAATATGGAAAAGTTTACAGGCAAAGTGTGGGTACTTGGTGATGACATCGATACCGATATCATCATCCCAACCGAGTATCTGGCACTCAAGACAATCGATGATATGAAACAGTATGGATTCAGCCCGCTCCGTCCGGAACTGGCTGGACAGATCCAGAAAGGCGACATCATTGTTGCCGGCAAAAATTTTGGCTGCGGTTCTTCCAGAGAGCAGGCACCGGAGATTATCAAAGCACTGGGAATTCAGTGTGTCATTGCAAAATCATTTGCAAGAATTTTCTTCAGAAACTCCATCAACAACGGACTTCTGCTGATCGAGCAGCCGGATCTTCACGATGATATCAAAGAGGGGGATACCGTAACTGTTGTGATGAACGAACATGTAGACTATAATGGAAAACAGTACCCGATCGCTTCCCTGCCGGAGAACCTGATGAGTATCATTCAGGCCGGCGGACTTGTAAAAGCCATGCGCAAACTGAATGGACTGGACTAAGGAGGAAGAGCAGATGGGCGAAACAGTTATCGAAAAAATTATCAGAAACAATGTGGGTCATACAGTAAAACCTGGCGACATTGTGACCGTTAACGTAGACAGAGTCATGATCCATGATATTTTTATTCCATTTGTTGCAGAGAAATTTGAAGAGATGGGATTCAAGAAATTATGGGATCCGGATAAAGTTGTTCTGATTTATGATCATCTTGTTCCGGCAAGCCAGCTTGATGATACAAGACATTTCCATGAGGGAGATGCTTTTGCAGAAAAATATGGTATGAAAAATGTGCACAGAAGTGATGGAATCTGTCATCAGTTAATGACAGAGGCTGGTTATGTCAAACCTGGTAATATTGTATTTGGTACAGACAGCCATACAACCACTTACGGATGTGTTGGAGCATTTTCTTCCGGTATCGGATATACAGAGATGGCCAGTATTCTTGGAACTGGAACCATGTGGATCAAAGTTCCGGAGACGATCAAGGTTGTGATCGATGGAGAACTTCCGGCGAACGTTATGTCCAAAGATGTAATTCTTCGTCTGATCGGTGATCTGGGCGCAGACGGTGCAACTTACCGTGCACTGGAATTTACAGGCAGTGCAGTAAAAAATATGTCCGTTGCAAGCCGCATGACCATCGCAAACATGGCAATCGAGGCAGGAGCAAAATGTGCACTTTTCACACCAGATGAAAAGACAGCAGAGTACTGTGAGATTGAACTGAACGATTTTCAGAAGAGTCTTGTCGGGGATGGGGATGCTGCATATCTCAAGACGATGACTTACCGTGGGGAGAATTTTGTTCCGGTCATGGCATGCCCGTCACAGGTGGATAAGATCCGTGATGTCAGCACACTGGAAGGAACGGAGATCGACCAGGTATTTATCGGCTCCTGTACAAATGGACGTCTGGAAGATCTGGCAGCAGCGGCTGAAGTCCTGAAAGGTAAGAAAGTTGCTGATTATGTAAAACTGATCGTGACGCCGGCAAGCCGCAAGATCTACAGACAG contains the following coding sequences:
- a CDS encoding 3-isopropylmalate dehydratase small subunit; translated protein: MEKFTGKVWVLGDDIDTDIIIPTEYLALKTIDDMKQYGFSPLRPELAGQIQKGDIIVAGKNFGCGSSREQAPEIIKALGIQCVIAKSFARIFFRNSINNGLLLIEQPDLHDDIKEGDTVTVVMNEHVDYNGKQYPIASLPENLMSIIQAGGLVKAMRKLNGLD
- a CDS encoding GNAT family N-acetyltransferase, yielding MSYMIRKAEKEDLPRIYEIYETARQFMRENGNHAQWGAGDRPEELLEDDISQGNLYVLEDAVADEAIIHAVFAFIEGEDPVYLKIEQGSWMVDTEYAAVHRVASDGTVRNVLEKIMDYCKAQIPHLRIDTHEDNKVMQHVLEKYGFVRCGIVYVPDGSPRIAYELLEKSE
- a CDS encoding sugar transferase; this encodes MRKPSESYLKLKKATDKILSGAGLVILSPVFAGIAIAIKLEDGITAPVFFKQKRVGIHKSHFMLYKFRSMQTDTPHDTPPHLLTDPEQYLTGTGRWLRKTSLDELPQLLNIFQGDMALVGPRPALWNQYDLLEERDKYGANDVCPGLTGWAQIHGRDELEISEKARLDGYYVRHLNMFMDMRCILGTIRSVLKSEGVVEGGTGARHMQNCNKKKLLIVTNHSYMLYRFRKELIQRLMEDYEVVISTPFVGHEEDLQELGAHCIETEVDRRSVNPVTDLKLLRTYKKILKRENPDLVITYSIKPNIYAGYLCGKMKIPFLANVQGLGTAFQKPVLSDMVTVMYRTALRKVEKVIFENQANAQEFKKRRILSEEKEVVLHGAGINLKEYRYRFYPNNEKIHFLYLGRIMKEKGMDELFGAIERLRKDGCEFVLDLVGFFEEEYRKKVEHLQKEGIKSRRLCNDVPVCVC
- a CDS encoding 3-isopropylmalate dehydratase large subunit, whose product is MGMTIAEKIIAAAAGVDSVKPGDIHTVQLDRLMSNDGTTHLTVDMYKNKLNHPHIADTKKLVFIVDHNVPSDCPKTAASQKKMRDFAKENNIDFWEGKGVCHQVMIENYVRPGELIFGADSHTCSYGALGAFGTGVGCTDFLYGMVTGTSWVLVPESVKFNLTGKLPEGVTARDLILTIIGEVGANGCNYQVMEFTGEGAKTLSISDRMTLCNMAVEAGAKTGIFEADEKAMEYLKEHGREPKAVFHSDPDAKYVREYTFDLSKVRPVVAKPDFVDNVVPAEEACGIEINEAFLGSCNNGRIEDLRVGAEIIKGKKVSDKVRFLVVPASQTIYRQALKEGLIDIFMEAGAIVMNPNCSVCWGSCQGVIGENEVLISTGTRNFKGRAGHPSSKVYLGSAATVTASAIAGKIALPSEI
- a CDS encoding polysaccharide biosynthesis protein, whose protein sequence is MKRKKINYQLLLRRVCLIVLDIVLIIISSLMALLTRFEFDIEQIPEEFLDVLVSYGILMIFVTLSVFAVFRIYSSLWEYAGLEETFKIIGAVVVSSLCDMAIVVGFGKHLPRSYYVIRTFYLIALVGGSRFFYRLLRLRYRKRQHYSIKKKKKIMLIGAGEAGRTLIQEIQNSRYLDQKICCVIDDNRRKIGRYILGIRVVGDRNAIKRSVEHYGIEQIIIAIPSAGSRKIRPILEICKDTGCELKILPGVYQLVNGEVNVSKLRPVNIEDLLGREEINVNIDEIMDYVCSKTILVTGGGGSIGSELCRQIAAHKPERLIIFDIYENNAYDIQQELKMKYPNLKLTVLIGSIRDEERVDTVLGKYRPDIIYHAAAHKHVPLMEASPNEAIKNNVLGTYNLVLAADRWKVKKFVQISTDKAVNPTNIMGASKRVCEMIIQSFNRHSKTDFVAVRFGNVLGSNGSVIPLFKKQIAAGGPVTVTDPEIIRYFMTISEAVSLVLQAGVYARGGEIFVLDMGEPVKILDLAKNMIRLSGYIPEKDIAIEFTGLRPGEKLYEELLMDEEGMTETPNKLIHIGHPIDVDEDRLYYALRVMKEAAANETDDMRLLMQSIVSTYHIKTEENQQCENLQKAI
- the leuD gene encoding 3-isopropylmalate dehydratase small subunit (catalyzes the isomerization between 2-isopropylmalate and 3-isopropylmalate in leucine biosynthesis), producing the protein MEKGTIFKFHNDLDTDQIIASQYLLLPNLDEMKGHTFESLDPDFAKKVKPGDFVVGGENFGCGSSREQAPGVLKALGVQAVIAKSFARIFFRNAINIGLPAIVCKDLPDDVQTGDTMELHMSDGTAVANGKTYTCTKLPEYMQGILNQGGLIASLNKEEK
- a CDS encoding 3-isopropylmalate dehydratase large subunit, whose protein sequence is MGETVIEKIIRNNVGHTVKPGDIVTVNVDRVMIHDIFIPFVAEKFEEMGFKKLWDPDKVVLIYDHLVPASQLDDTRHFHEGDAFAEKYGMKNVHRSDGICHQLMTEAGYVKPGNIVFGTDSHTTTYGCVGAFSSGIGYTEMASILGTGTMWIKVPETIKVVIDGELPANVMSKDVILRLIGDLGADGATYRALEFTGSAVKNMSVASRMTIANMAIEAGAKCALFTPDEKTAEYCEIELNDFQKSLVGDGDAAYLKTMTYRGENFVPVMACPSQVDKIRDVSTLEGTEIDQVFIGSCTNGRLEDLAAAAEVLKGKKVADYVKLIVTPASRKIYRQAIELGILDTLAEAGAMITHPGCGLCCGRAGGILTDGERVVATNNRNFLGRMGTSKVEIYLASPKTAAACAVAGKIVSPK